One Nocardioides luti DNA window includes the following coding sequences:
- a CDS encoding NAD(P)H-dependent oxidoreductase: MSDTTVLVLVGSLRADSLNRKIAEALRDQAPAGVTVEIAENLEQLPFYNEDLDAGDVPAAAAALRDQVSRADRVLAVTPEYNGTMPAVLNNAIDWLSRPYGVGAIKGKPFGVVGATPTPYGGKWAHADTARSAGIAGAVVVEDVTVSQSALEVDVLSDPEVLARLRAAVQTLVDYTEVEAA, from the coding sequence GTGTCCGACACCACCGTTCTCGTCCTGGTCGGCAGCCTTCGCGCCGACTCGCTCAACCGCAAGATCGCCGAGGCCCTCCGCGACCAGGCGCCCGCCGGCGTCACCGTGGAGATCGCCGAGAACCTCGAGCAGCTCCCGTTCTACAACGAGGACCTCGACGCCGGTGACGTGCCCGCCGCGGCCGCCGCCCTGCGCGACCAGGTCTCCCGCGCCGACCGCGTCCTCGCGGTCACCCCCGAGTACAACGGCACCATGCCCGCCGTCCTCAACAACGCCATCGACTGGCTGTCGCGTCCCTACGGCGTCGGCGCCATCAAGGGCAAGCCCTTCGGCGTCGTCGGCGCCACCCCCACGCCGTACGGCGGCAAGTGGGCGCACGCCGACACCGCGCGCTCCGCGGGCATCGCCGGCGCCGTCGTGGTCGAGGACGTCACCGTCTCGCAGTCGGCCCTCGAGGTCGACGTGCTGAGCGACCCCGAGGTCCTCGCGCGCCTGCGCGCCGCGGTCCAGACCCTCGTGGACTACACCGAGGTCGAGGCGGCCTGA
- a CDS encoding TetR/AcrR family transcriptional regulator translates to MTEHRLLPLVDAPAPERRDAARNREALLEAAQALIDHCGLDAVTMDAVAAAAGVGKGTVFRRFDSRAGLMGALLNHNETAWQASVMSGPPPLGPGAEPWERLLAFGRSRLETTLQHADLIRHAGQAGTRSFAAYSFAAMHVRYLLGQLGVTGDLPLLATALMAPLEAPILEQQVRIEGIDVERVFHGWADLAGRIVRR, encoded by the coding sequence ATGACCGAGCACCGTCTCCTCCCGCTGGTCGACGCCCCCGCCCCGGAGCGCCGGGACGCCGCGCGCAACCGGGAGGCGCTGCTGGAGGCCGCCCAGGCGCTCATCGACCACTGCGGTCTGGACGCGGTCACGATGGACGCGGTCGCGGCGGCGGCCGGGGTCGGCAAGGGCACCGTCTTCCGGCGCTTCGACTCGCGCGCCGGCCTGATGGGCGCGCTGCTCAACCACAACGAGACCGCCTGGCAGGCCTCGGTGATGTCCGGGCCTCCCCCGCTCGGCCCCGGCGCCGAGCCGTGGGAGCGGCTGCTGGCCTTCGGCCGCTCGCGCCTCGAGACCACGCTGCAGCACGCCGACCTGATCCGGCACGCCGGGCAGGCGGGGACGCGGTCGTTCGCGGCGTACTCCTTCGCGGCCATGCACGTGAGGTACCTGCTCGGCCAGCTCGGCGTCACCGGCGACCTGCCGCTGCTCGCCACCGCCCTGATGGCCCCGCTCGAGGCCCCGATCCTGGAGCAGCAGGTGCGCATCGAGGGGATCGACGTCGAACGGGTCTTCCACGGCTGGGCCGACCTCGCCGGGCGGATCGTCCGCCGCTGA
- a CDS encoding CbiQ family ECF transporter T component: MSQPTFIGVYQPGSTLLHRLPVGVKLSGLAALSLAIVLVRSMPSALVFLGVGLALALVGQVSLGLLLRAARGVLVVAVVIAAFQWWLSGYAKAVETLVDLVTLALLAMVLTATTPVNAVLDAIVRWITPLRRLGVDPDRVALTFALTMQSLPGTVALALETRDAARARGVRSPRAYLSPFVIRVVARAHETGDALMARGIGDD, translated from the coding sequence GTGAGCCAGCCGACGTTCATCGGCGTCTACCAGCCCGGCTCGACGCTGCTGCACCGGCTGCCGGTGGGGGTGAAGCTCAGCGGGCTGGCCGCGCTGAGCCTGGCCATCGTGCTGGTGCGCAGCATGCCGTCGGCGCTGGTCTTCCTCGGTGTCGGGCTGGCGCTGGCGCTCGTGGGGCAGGTGTCCCTGGGGCTGTTGCTGCGCGCCGCTCGCGGCGTGCTCGTCGTCGCGGTCGTGATCGCTGCGTTCCAGTGGTGGCTGAGCGGGTACGCCAAGGCCGTCGAGACGCTCGTCGACCTCGTGACGCTGGCGCTGCTGGCCATGGTGCTGACCGCGACCACGCCGGTGAACGCGGTGCTCGACGCGATCGTGCGCTGGATCACCCCGCTGCGGCGCCTCGGCGTCGACCCCGACCGGGTGGCGCTGACCTTCGCGCTGACGATGCAGTCGCTGCCCGGCACCGTCGCCCTGGCCCTCGAGACCCGCGACGCCGCCCGCGCCCGCGGCGTCCGCTCCCCGCGGGCGTACCTCTCCCCCTTCGTCATCCGCGTCGTCGCCCGCGCCCACGAGACCGGCGACGCGTTGATGGCGCGCGGGATCGGCGACGACTGA
- a CDS encoding amidase family protein — protein MTELHDLTALEQGALVRRREVSPLELTEHYLERADRLDTVGAFVTLTPDLARARATALSAGAGAGADGAGESSLFGVPTAIKDLNLTAGVPTAFGSPVFADFVPEVSDGVTLALEAAGLVSLGKTSTPEFGSPCYTEPEGLPPAVTPWDRTRMAGGSSGGAAAAVAAGLVPLAQGSDGGGSIRIPASCCGLVGLKPTRGRISGHPNYGDPVGLATAGPIARTVRDAAAMLDVLAGRRVGDPAWAPPPSGSFLAACDREPGRLRVARFIAPVITDSAIDPDCVQAWEDASRLLESLGHEVVDVPLPLPREAVATFETCWAVLTALSVVPPEQEHLIRPLTRWLTAWGNRVTGPEFGLAIGGMRRFAAAALTALAPYDAVLTPTLATPPLPVGAIRNDADPAADFQAQKEFTPWTSAWNVTGMPAISLPLHWTAEGLPVGVMLAARPAEEELLLALSAQVEEAAPWADRRPPGW, from the coding sequence GTGACCGAACTCCACGACCTGACCGCGCTGGAGCAGGGTGCGCTCGTCCGACGCCGCGAGGTGTCGCCGCTCGAGCTCACCGAGCACTACCTCGAACGCGCCGACCGGCTCGACACGGTCGGCGCGTTCGTCACGCTCACGCCCGACCTGGCGCGGGCGCGCGCCACCGCGCTCAGCGCCGGCGCGGGTGCGGGCGCCGACGGCGCGGGGGAGTCGTCGCTCTTCGGCGTCCCGACCGCGATCAAGGACCTCAACCTGACGGCTGGCGTGCCGACGGCGTTCGGCTCACCAGTCTTCGCGGACTTCGTGCCCGAGGTCTCCGACGGCGTGACCCTCGCGCTCGAGGCCGCCGGCCTGGTCAGCCTCGGCAAGACCAGCACGCCGGAGTTCGGCTCGCCCTGCTACACCGAGCCCGAGGGCCTGCCCCCGGCCGTGACGCCCTGGGACCGGACCCGGATGGCGGGCGGCTCGTCCGGTGGCGCGGCGGCGGCGGTGGCCGCGGGGCTCGTCCCGCTGGCGCAGGGCTCGGACGGTGGCGGCTCCATCCGGATCCCCGCCTCGTGCTGCGGCCTCGTGGGGCTGAAGCCCACCCGCGGTCGGATCAGTGGTCACCCGAATTACGGCGACCCGGTGGGTTTGGCGACGGCCGGGCCGATCGCCCGGACCGTGCGCGACGCGGCGGCGATGCTGGACGTGCTCGCCGGTCGTCGGGTGGGGGATCCTGCCTGGGCACCGCCTCCGTCCGGCTCGTTCCTCGCGGCCTGTGATCGCGAGCCCGGTCGGCTCCGGGTCGCTCGCTTCATCGCACCGGTGATCACCGACAGTGCGATCGACCCCGACTGCGTCCAGGCCTGGGAGGACGCCTCGCGGCTGCTGGAGTCGCTCGGGCATGAGGTCGTCGACGTGCCGCTGCCACTGCCGCGCGAGGCGGTCGCCACCTTCGAGACCTGCTGGGCCGTGCTCACCGCGCTGTCCGTGGTCCCGCCCGAGCAGGAGCACCTCATCCGGCCGCTCACCCGCTGGCTCACGGCCTGGGGCAACCGGGTCACGGGGCCGGAGTTCGGCCTTGCGATCGGTGGGATGCGACGCTTCGCGGCCGCCGCCCTGACCGCGCTGGCGCCGTACGACGCCGTGCTGACGCCGACCCTCGCCACGCCGCCCCTGCCGGTCGGCGCGATCCGCAACGACGCCGACCCGGCCGCGGACTTCCAGGCGCAGAAGGAGTTCACGCCCTGGACGTCCGCCTGGAACGTCACCGGCATGCCCGCCATCTCCCTGCCGCTGCACTGGACCGCCGAGGGGCTGCCGGTCGGCGTGATGCTGGCCGCCCGGCCCGCGGAGGAGGAGCTGCTGCTCGCGCTCTCCGCCCAGGTCGAGGAGGCCGCCCCCTGGGCCGATCGGCGCCCGCCGGGCTGGTGA